One genomic region from Croceicoccus sp. YJ47 encodes:
- a CDS encoding MerR family transcriptional regulator, whose amino-acid sequence MKNSDDLFDDGKDPQAFRTIGEVASALSIKPHVLRYWETQFSALAPIKRSGNRRYYRPEDVAIVQRIDRLLNHEGYTIRGAAKALAEPEPAATTAAAARPAPPRGERPGMMSDEEMLMRLRAIRETLSQIKDETKPADMSV is encoded by the coding sequence ATGAAAAACAGCGACGATCTGTTTGACGATGGAAAGGATCCGCAGGCTTTCCGCACGATCGGGGAGGTGGCGTCCGCGCTTTCGATAAAACCGCATGTCCTGCGCTATTGGGAGACGCAGTTTTCCGCCCTCGCGCCGATCAAGCGCAGCGGGAACCGGCGCTATTACCGGCCCGAGGACGTCGCGATTGTGCAGAGGATCGATCGCCTGCTCAACCACGAAGGCTACACGATTCGCGGCGCGGCAAAGGCGCTGGCCGAGCCGGAACCGGCCGCGACGACCGCAGCCGCGGCGCGTCCTGCACCGCCACGCGGAGAGCGTCCGGGCATGATGAGCGACGAGGAAATGTTGATGCGTCTGCGCGCGATTCGCGAAACGCTGTCTCAGATCAAGGACGAGACCAAGCCCGCCGACATGTCAGTTTAG
- a CDS encoding phytoene/squalene synthase family protein, with protein MVTIAARSELVAHAADTIARGSKSFAVASRLFGRRERERVWLLYAWCRACDDLADAQDMGGALGDQSNPHERLATIRQRTALALQGVATGDASFDGFGVVARECGITAADADDVIAGFALDSEDWRPRTEADMMQYCYHVAGAVGVMMALVMGVPRSDEDTLDRACDLGLAFQLANIVRDLWEDDAAGRCYLPIEWLVEADIPPGQHMKPHYRAALVDLVAHACAIGRCHEASARVGAGRLPFRARWAILSATGIYGDIARMVESAGPNAWNARVHTGALSKAGWVARSVVAAMRPPPRDCGETARGRLWTRRQLAERARR; from the coding sequence ATGGTTACGATAGCGGCGCGATCCGAGCTTGTCGCGCATGCCGCGGATACGATCGCGCGCGGCTCGAAAAGCTTTGCGGTGGCCAGCCGCCTGTTCGGGCGGCGGGAGCGGGAGCGCGTTTGGCTGCTCTATGCCTGGTGCCGGGCGTGCGACGATCTCGCCGATGCGCAGGACATGGGCGGCGCGCTCGGCGATCAGAGTAATCCGCACGAACGGCTCGCCACCATACGGCAGCGCACCGCATTGGCGTTGCAGGGGGTTGCGACCGGCGATGCGAGTTTCGACGGCTTCGGCGTGGTGGCGCGCGAATGCGGGATCACCGCGGCCGATGCCGATGACGTGATCGCGGGGTTCGCTCTCGACAGCGAGGACTGGCGCCCCCGGACCGAGGCCGACATGATGCAATATTGCTATCACGTCGCGGGCGCGGTGGGGGTGATGATGGCGCTGGTCATGGGGGTGCCGCGTTCGGACGAGGATACGCTCGACCGCGCATGCGACCTCGGCCTCGCGTTTCAGCTCGCCAATATCGTCCGTGATCTGTGGGAGGATGACGCGGCGGGGCGGTGCTATCTCCCCATCGAATGGCTGGTGGAGGCGGATATTCCGCCGGGACAGCATATGAAGCCGCATTACCGCGCCGCTCTCGTCGATCTGGTCGCGCATGCCTGCGCCATCGGGCGCTGTCACGAGGCGTCGGCAAGGGTCGGCGCCGGGCGGTTGCCGTTCCGGGCACGCTGGGCGATCCTGTCGGCGACGGGGATTTACGGCGACATCGCGCGCATGGTGGAAAGCGCCGGACCGAACGCATGGAACGCGCGGGTTCATACAGGCGCACTGAGCAAGGCGGGCTGGGTCGCAAGATCGGTCGTCGCGGCCATGCGGCCCCCGCCGCGCGATTGCGGCGAGACGGCGCGCGGCCGGCTGTGGACGCGGCGGCAACTGGCGGAAAGGGCGCGAAGATGA
- a CDS encoding histidine phosphatase family protein, with translation MKIIGLLRHAKSEDHQPSGRDFDRGLNAKGRRAATVMGAHIGARAPAFDRILASPAQRVRETLDLALDAMGRRAPVDRAEDRRLYLATSEVIAEVAAEMGGSCDSLLIVSHNPGLEDFVLDHVPDDAGNAMRDTVAVKYPTGAFAVLEFDIDDWADLPDAKGRIVALTRPRDLDPALGPDLN, from the coding sequence TTGAAGATCATCGGGCTGTTGCGGCACGCCAAATCCGAAGACCACCAGCCGAGCGGTCGGGATTTCGATCGCGGGCTCAATGCAAAGGGCCGCCGGGCCGCAACCGTGATGGGGGCGCATATCGGCGCGCGGGCCCCAGCCTTCGACCGGATCCTCGCCTCACCGGCGCAGCGTGTGCGTGAAACGCTCGATCTCGCGCTCGATGCGATGGGGCGACGCGCACCGGTCGACCGGGCGGAGGATCGCCGCCTCTATCTCGCCACCTCCGAAGTGATCGCGGAGGTCGCCGCCGAAATGGGCGGGTCGTGCGATTCGCTGCTGATCGTTTCGCATAATCCGGGGCTGGAGGATTTCGTGCTCGACCACGTTCCCGACGACGCCGGCAATGCCATGCGCGATACGGTCGCTGTGAAATATCCCACGGGGGCGTTCGCCGTTCTGGAGTTCGACATCGACGATTGGGCCGACCTGCCCGATGCGAAGGGGCGGATTGTCGCGCTGACGCGGCCCCGCGATCTCGACCCTGCGCTCGGCCCCGATCTAAACTGA
- a CDS encoding thermonuclease family protein, with the protein MMGNRRQSRYAKRKPDIAFWPEKRRPNYGAWMVVAASAILIVLGLWLRFDPGLFSPARPEQVASPAPGPADDLRQQFVMCDGPARTNCVVDGDTFWMDGDKIRIADINTPETSTPECDAELALGEQATLRLQELLNAGPFSLARIDRDTDMYGRKLRIVERGGTSLGIILVREGLAEEWQGHRSGWC; encoded by the coding sequence ATGATGGGAAACCGGCGCCAGTCGCGCTATGCGAAACGCAAGCCCGACATCGCGTTCTGGCCCGAAAAGCGGCGCCCGAATTACGGGGCGTGGATGGTGGTCGCGGCCTCTGCGATCCTGATCGTGCTCGGGCTATGGCTGCGGTTCGATCCCGGCCTGTTTTCGCCCGCCCGGCCCGAACAGGTCGCGTCGCCTGCGCCCGGCCCGGCCGACGATCTGCGCCAGCAATTTGTGATGTGCGACGGCCCGGCGCGCACCAATTGCGTGGTCGATGGCGATACGTTCTGGATGGATGGGGACAAGATCCGGATCGCCGACATCAACACACCGGAAACCAGCACGCCCGAATGCGACGCGGAGCTGGCCCTCGGCGAGCAGGCGACGCTGCGCTTGCAGGAATTGCTCAACGCCGGTCCGTTCAGCCTCGCCCGGATCGACCGCGATACCGACATGTACGGGCGCAAGCTGCGCATCGTGGAACGCGGCGGGACATCGCTCGGCATCATCCTGGTGCGCGAAGGGCTGGCGGAGGAGTGGCAGGGGCACCGTTCGGGCTGGTGCTGA
- a CDS encoding ATP-dependent DNA helicase produces the protein MSAPLPPDTTGLADALALPALHASHSGCWLASRDGEVRGLSRGEAIMAAAETPLLMLNAPLVASRLGYPELSGLDLLELFAFVHPARFMVPTPRGLAEGLGLAIPQDEAEVPHLLARAAAVLFAQVEAEDWIERPGAWSTLQSLSRLRWPWASLLAPHVRRPERAEPWLFAKLPEWEERPPRPQPAHVAIAEDEVTARLDQLTGEGSERREGQREYARAAARIFAPRPEVGQPNMLLAQAGTGVGKTLGYLAPASLWSQAAGGTVWVSTYTKALQRQLRRESRRAWPDVDAGEARETPAVVVRKGRENYLCLLNLEDALQGGFAGRPGIFAQLVARWAAFSEDGDMVGGDLPGWLPTLFRRRGMAALTDRRGECVYAGCPHYRKCFIERAARQSAHADLVIANHALVMVHAARGSGNGDEREGQQRPARIVFDEGHHLFDAADSTFAAALSGSEAIEMRRWVIGPEGKSKGRRRGLAARLSDVASYDEAGDAAIGKAREAADLLPADGWLSRIAEGEPWGPIERLLAAVRTLTFARDASAQDAGYGIETEVTDLDAAFIGAASDAKDALARLRQPLMALSARLEAILADPPDWLDAQGRQRVDGARHSLRWRIDTLTAWEAMCARMGGPVDADFVDWFAVERAEAREFDIAIHRRWLDPMRPFARTVLEPAHGVMQTSATLCDRQEDGPDWARALERSGAVQLGVAAALTEAASPFDYAKQAQVIIVTDVKKGDIAGLAAAYGRLIEHSRGGVLGLFTAIRRLRAVHARIADRLARGGLPLFAQHIDPIDTGTLVDIFRDDPKASLLGTDALRDGVDVPGESLRLVVMEQVPWPKPSILHRARRAAHMVPGAKSEEKGGKQAYDDAIVRGRLAQAFGRLIRSRADSGAFVVLSPAFPSRLLSAFPEGTPVSRVTLDEALKMLDSRVSDRDISGHDPGVEEEAV, from the coding sequence ATGTCCGCCCCCCTTCCCCCTGATACCACGGGCCTCGCCGATGCTCTGGCCCTGCCCGCCCTGCATGCGAGCCATTCGGGGTGCTGGCTCGCCTCTCGCGACGGCGAGGTGCGCGGTCTTTCGCGGGGTGAGGCGATCATGGCGGCGGCGGAGACTCCGCTGCTGATGCTGAATGCGCCGCTGGTGGCGAGCCGGCTCGGCTATCCCGAATTATCGGGGCTGGATCTGCTCGAACTGTTCGCCTTCGTTCATCCGGCCCGCTTCATGGTGCCGACGCCGCGCGGGCTGGCCGAAGGTCTGGGCCTCGCCATTCCGCAGGACGAGGCGGAGGTGCCGCATCTGCTTGCCCGGGCGGCGGCTGTGCTGTTCGCGCAGGTGGAGGCGGAGGACTGGATCGAGCGGCCCGGCGCGTGGAGCACGCTGCAATCGCTGTCCCGCCTGCGCTGGCCCTGGGCGAGCCTTCTGGCCCCGCATGTCCGCCGGCCCGAACGCGCCGAGCCCTGGCTTTTTGCAAAGCTGCCCGAATGGGAGGAGCGCCCGCCGCGCCCGCAACCAGCGCATGTCGCCATTGCGGAGGATGAGGTGACCGCACGGCTCGACCAGCTCACCGGCGAAGGGTCCGAACGCCGCGAGGGGCAGCGCGAATATGCCCGTGCGGCTGCGCGCATTTTCGCGCCCCGGCCCGAAGTCGGCCAGCCGAACATGCTGCTCGCGCAGGCCGGGACGGGGGTGGGCAAGACGCTGGGCTATCTCGCGCCCGCCTCGCTCTGGTCGCAGGCGGCGGGCGGCACGGTGTGGGTGAGCACCTATACGAAGGCTCTCCAGCGTCAGCTTCGCCGGGAAAGCCGCCGTGCATGGCCCGATGTCGATGCGGGCGAGGCACGCGAAACCCCCGCCGTCGTCGTGCGCAAGGGGCGGGAGAACTATCTGTGCCTGCTCAATCTGGAGGATGCCCTGCAAGGCGGCTTCGCAGGGCGCCCCGGCATTTTCGCACAGCTCGTCGCGCGCTGGGCCGCGTTCAGCGAGGACGGCGACATGGTGGGCGGTGACCTGCCCGGATGGCTGCCGACCTTGTTCCGGCGGCGCGGCATGGCGGCCCTGACCGACCGGCGCGGCGAATGCGTCTATGCCGGGTGTCCGCATTATCGCAAATGCTTCATCGAACGTGCCGCCCGTCAATCCGCCCACGCCGATCTCGTCATCGCCAATCATGCCCTTGTCATGGTCCACGCCGCGCGCGGGTCGGGCAATGGCGACGAACGCGAGGGGCAGCAGCGCCCCGCCCGCATCGTGTTCGACGAAGGGCATCATCTCTTCGATGCGGCCGATTCCACCTTTGCCGCCGCCCTTTCGGGAAGCGAGGCGATCGAGATGCGCCGCTGGGTCATCGGGCCCGAGGGCAAGTCGAAAGGCCGCCGCCGGGGCCTTGCCGCGCGCCTTTCCGACGTCGCGAGCTATGACGAAGCGGGCGATGCGGCGATTGGCAAGGCGCGCGAGGCGGCCGACCTGCTGCCCGCGGATGGCTGGCTTTCGCGCATTGCGGAGGGCGAACCGTGGGGCCCGATCGAACGTCTGCTCGCTGCGGTGCGTACGCTGACCTTCGCCCGCGATGCGAGCGCGCAGGACGCAGGCTATGGCATAGAGACCGAAGTGACCGATCTCGACGCTGCGTTCATCGGCGCGGCGAGCGACGCGAAGGATGCGCTGGCCCGCCTGCGGCAACCGTTGATGGCGCTGTCCGCCCGGCTGGAGGCGATCCTTGCCGATCCGCCCGACTGGCTCGATGCGCAGGGGCGGCAGCGTGTCGACGGGGCGCGCCATTCGCTGCGGTGGCGGATCGACACGCTGACCGCGTGGGAGGCGATGTGCGCGCGCATGGGCGGGCCGGTGGATGCGGATTTCGTCGACTGGTTCGCCGTGGAACGCGCCGAGGCGCGCGAATTCGACATCGCAATACACCGCCGCTGGCTCGATCCGATGCGGCCCTTTGCCCGTACCGTGCTGGAACCCGCGCATGGCGTGATGCAGACCAGCGCCACGCTATGCGACCGGCAGGAGGACGGACCCGACTGGGCGCGCGCGCTCGAACGCTCTGGCGCGGTGCAGCTCGGCGTGGCGGCGGCGCTGACCGAGGCGGCGAGCCCCTTCGATTATGCCAAGCAGGCGCAGGTGATCATCGTGACCGATGTGAAGAAGGGCGATATTGCCGGGCTTGCCGCCGCCTATGGCCGCTTGATCGAACACTCGCGCGGCGGCGTGCTCGGCCTGTTCACCGCGATCCGCCGGTTGCGCGCAGTGCATGCCCGCATCGCCGATCGACTGGCGCGGGGCGGGCTGCCGCTCTTTGCGCAACATATCGACCCGATCGACACCGGAACGCTGGTCGATATTTTCCGCGACGATCCCAAGGCCAGCCTGCTGGGCACCGATGCCCTGCGTGACGGGGTGGACGTGCCGGGCGAATCGCTGCGGCTGGTGGTGATGGAGCAGGTTCCCTGGCCCAAGCCGTCGATCCTGCACCGCGCGCGCCGCGCCGCCCATATGGTGCCTGGCGCGAAGAGCGAGGAGAAAGGCGGCAAGCAGGCCTATGACGATGCGATCGTGCGCGGGCGGTTGGCGCAGGCATTCGGGCGGCTTATCCGCAGCCGTGCCGATTCGGGGGCGTTCGTCGTGTTGTCGCCGGCTTTCCCGTCGCGCCTGCTGTCTGCCTTTCCCGAAGGCACGCCGGTTTCGCGGGTCACTCTGGACGAAGCATTAAAAATGTTAGACAGCCGTGTTTCGGACAGGGACATTTCCGGTCACGATCCGGGTGTAGAGGAAGAAGCGGTTTGA
- a CDS encoding phytoene desaturase, with the protein MRRAAVIGAGFGGLALAIRLQSAGIATTVIEARDKPGGRAYHWERDGFTFDAGPTVITDPDCLAELWRLSDHDMADDIELQEVQPFYRLHWEDGTTFDYTNDIPKLAAEISKLNPADLAGYEEFLQYSAAVYEEGYVKLGHVPFLSFASMMKAAPAMIKNQAWRSVYSMVSKYIKNEKLREALSFHTLLVGGNPMSTSAIYALIHKLEKDGGVWWAKGGTNRLIAAMVRHFERIGGTVRIGDAVASIDTVGNRATGVTTKSGWHENFDAVATNGDLMHSYRDLLSDNRRGAKMAKSLAKKKWSPSLFVVHFGVEGTWPGIPHHMILFGPRYEGLLDDIYKHGVLPRDFSIYLHHPSVTDPSMAPEGMSTFYALVPVAHLGQLPVDWVAVGKELEKRVLDEVGRRLIPDIHSRIVTKFHYTPTDFSNDLSAHLGSAFSLQPILTQSAFFRAHNRDDEIGNLYIVGAGTHPGAGIPGVVGSAKATARLMLSDLARG; encoded by the coding sequence ATGCGCCGCGCGGCGGTGATCGGCGCAGGGTTCGGCGGGCTCGCGCTCGCCATCCGGCTGCAATCGGCGGGGATCGCGACCACGGTGATCGAGGCCCGGGACAAGCCGGGCGGCCGGGCCTATCACTGGGAACGCGACGGTTTTACCTTCGATGCCGGGCCGACGGTCATCACCGATCCCGATTGCCTGGCCGAATTGTGGCGCCTGTCCGATCACGACATGGCCGACGATATCGAATTGCAGGAAGTGCAGCCGTTCTACCGCCTCCATTGGGAGGATGGCACCACCTTCGATTACACCAACGACATCCCGAAACTCGCCGCCGAGATTTCCAAGCTCAACCCCGCCGACCTCGCCGGATACGAGGAATTCCTCCAATATTCGGCCGCGGTTTACGAGGAAGGCTATGTGAAGCTCGGCCACGTCCCCTTCCTCAGCTTTGCCAGCATGATGAAGGCCGCGCCCGCCATGATCAAGAATCAGGCCTGGCGCTCGGTCTATTCCATGGTGTCGAAATACATCAAGAACGAGAAACTGCGCGAGGCGCTCTCGTTCCACACGCTGCTCGTCGGCGGCAATCCGATGAGCACGAGCGCGATCTACGCTCTCATCCACAAGCTGGAGAAGGACGGCGGCGTGTGGTGGGCCAAGGGCGGGACCAACCGGCTGATCGCCGCGATGGTGCGCCATTTCGAGCGGATCGGCGGCACGGTCCGGATCGGCGATGCGGTCGCATCCATCGACACGGTCGGCAACCGCGCCACCGGCGTCACGACGAAGAGCGGCTGGCACGAGAATTTCGACGCGGTGGCCACCAATGGCGATTTGATGCACAGCTATCGCGACCTTCTGTCCGACAATCGCCGGGGCGCGAAAATGGCGAAGTCGCTGGCGAAGAAGAAATGGTCGCCGAGCCTGTTCGTCGTGCATTTCGGGGTCGAGGGGACATGGCCGGGCATCCCGCATCACATGATCCTGTTCGGCCCGCGCTACGAAGGCTTGCTCGACGATATCTACAAGCATGGCGTGTTGCCGCGCGATTTTTCGATCTATCTTCACCACCCCAGCGTCACCGACCCGTCGATGGCGCCCGAAGGGATGAGCACGTTTTACGCGCTCGTGCCCGTGGCGCATCTGGGGCAATTGCCGGTGGACTGGGTCGCGGTCGGCAAGGAGCTGGAAAAGCGCGTGCTGGACGAGGTGGGCCGCCGGCTCATCCCCGACATCCATTCGCGCATCGTGACGAAGTTCCATTATACCCCGACCGATTTTTCCAACGACCTGTCCGCCCATCTGGGCAGTGCGTTCAGCCTGCAGCCGATCCTCACGCAGAGTGCGTTTTTCCGCGCGCACAACCGCGACGATGAAATCGGCAATCTCTATATCGTGGGTGCGGGCACGCATCCGGGTGCCGGCATTCCGGGCGTCGTCGGCAGCGCCAAGGCGACGGCGCGGCTGATGCTGTCGGATCTCGCGCGGGGCTGA
- a CDS encoding integration host factor subunit alpha produces MRSAGTLTRADLADIIHRKQGLSRAESLNMVEAILRLMCDALHSGENVKISGFGTFLLRDKSERIGRNPKTGVEVPITPRRVMTFRASQLLKERISAR; encoded by the coding sequence ATGCGATCAGCCGGAACTCTGACCCGCGCCGATCTTGCTGATATTATCCACCGCAAGCAGGGGCTTAGCCGTGCGGAATCTCTCAACATGGTTGAGGCGATCCTGCGCTTGATGTGCGATGCGCTGCATTCGGGGGAAAACGTCAAAATTTCCGGGTTCGGGACATTCCTTCTTCGCGACAAGAGCGAACGGATCGGCCGCAATCCGAAGACCGGGGTGGAGGTTCCCATCACCCCGCGCCGGGTCATGACCTTCCGTGCCAGCCAGCTTCTCAAGGAACGTATAAGCGCACGATGA